The following coding sequences lie in one Ferviditalea candida genomic window:
- the dprA gene encoding DNA-processing protein DprA, whose product MDARSILFGLHELPGFGWRSIQKLLHRVPDLTNLLQRGWNQQELSGLQPDKLKALKDNFHMDFVASRLNKYAEAGIRFVTVLDEAYPALLKQTAKPPWVLYYRGNDRLLQASAIAVVGTRTPTTYGKKAAERLSRELSDAGLTVVSGLARGIDSSAHLGALQGKGSTIAVLGTGPDIVYPPENKSLYREIAEKGLILSEFPLGTSPHPGLFPLRNRIIAGISLGTVVVEAALKSGSLITADQALEESREVFAVPGPITSPKSLGALSLIKQGAKLVTGAEDILEEYGVLPAANSAAATGYRNTSMRTEEERLILGLMREEPISFDDLLERSHFQFGHLHSVLLSLLMKKEIEQLPGSMYVIL is encoded by the coding sequence ATGGATGCAAGATCCATATTATTCGGTCTTCATGAATTGCCCGGTTTTGGCTGGCGAAGCATACAGAAACTGCTGCATCGTGTGCCCGATTTGACGAATTTGCTGCAGCGCGGCTGGAATCAGCAGGAACTCTCCGGTTTGCAGCCGGATAAATTAAAAGCATTAAAAGATAATTTCCACATGGATTTCGTAGCTTCCCGTTTGAACAAATATGCGGAGGCAGGCATCCGATTTGTCACCGTATTGGATGAGGCCTATCCCGCTCTGCTGAAGCAAACCGCAAAGCCTCCATGGGTGCTGTATTATCGGGGGAATGACCGCCTTCTCCAAGCTTCAGCGATCGCCGTCGTCGGTACGAGAACGCCAACTACGTATGGAAAGAAAGCCGCGGAACGGCTTTCCAGGGAATTGTCGGATGCCGGCTTGACGGTGGTCAGCGGATTGGCAAGAGGCATCGACAGCAGCGCTCATCTCGGCGCACTGCAGGGCAAAGGCTCGACGATTGCCGTGCTGGGGACGGGACCGGACATCGTTTATCCGCCCGAAAACAAGAGCCTGTATCGGGAAATTGCCGAGAAAGGATTGATTTTATCCGAATTTCCGCTTGGAACTTCGCCTCATCCCGGATTGTTTCCGCTTCGCAACCGGATTATTGCCGGAATCAGTCTGGGGACTGTAGTGGTCGAAGCCGCATTGAAAAGCGGTTCGCTGATTACGGCGGACCAGGCCTTGGAGGAATCGAGGGAGGTATTTGCCGTTCCCGGTCCGATTACTTCGCCCAAAAGCTTGGGCGCCCTGTCTCTCATCAAGCAGGGAGCCAAGCTGGTAACCGGCGCTGAGGACATTTTGGAGGAATATGGAGTGTTGCCGGCTGCGAATTCCGCTGCGGCAACGGGCTATCGGAATACTTCCATGCGGACTGAAGAAGAGCGTCTGATTCTCGGTTTGATGAGGGAAGAACCGATCTCTTTTGACGATTTATTGGAAAGAAGTCATTTCCAGTTTGGACATTTGCATTCAGTTCTGTTATCTTTACTAATGAAAAAAGAGATTGAACAATTGCCGGGTTCAATGTATGTGATATTATGA
- the sucC gene encoding ADP-forming succinate--CoA ligase subunit beta → MNIHEYQAKEVLKQYGVKVPDGKVAFTVDEAVEGAKALGTSIVVVKAQIHAGGRGKAGGVKVAKNLDEVRTYAENLLGKVLVTHQTGPEGKEVKRLLIEQGCNIKKEYYVGVVVDRATGRVVMMASEEGGTEIEEVAARTPEKIFKEVIDPAVGLLQFQARRLAYAINIPNELVNKAVKFMTALYTAFVDKDCSIAEINPLVVTGDGDVMALDAKLNFDSNALFRHKDILELRDLDEEDEKEIQASKYDLSYIALNGNIGCMVNGAGLAMATMDIIKHYGGEPANFLDVGGGATAEKVTEAFKIILSDENVKGIFVNIFGGIMRCDVIASGVVEAAKQVGLTRPLVVRLEGTNVDLGKKILNESGLNIVAADSMADGAQKIVALV, encoded by the coding sequence ATGAATATCCATGAATATCAAGCGAAAGAAGTCTTGAAGCAGTATGGGGTTAAGGTTCCTGACGGGAAAGTCGCGTTTACCGTCGACGAAGCCGTTGAAGGAGCCAAGGCCTTAGGGACGTCGATTGTCGTCGTGAAAGCGCAAATTCATGCGGGCGGAAGGGGTAAAGCCGGGGGCGTGAAAGTTGCCAAAAATCTGGACGAAGTTCGTACATACGCCGAAAACCTGCTCGGGAAAGTGCTGGTCACGCATCAAACCGGTCCGGAAGGCAAGGAAGTCAAGCGCTTGCTGATTGAACAGGGGTGCAACATCAAGAAGGAGTATTATGTCGGAGTGGTCGTTGACCGTGCGACCGGCCGTGTCGTCATGATGGCGTCGGAGGAAGGCGGAACCGAAATCGAGGAAGTCGCCGCCCGCACGCCGGAAAAAATTTTCAAAGAAGTGATTGACCCTGCCGTAGGCCTGCTGCAATTCCAAGCGCGCAGACTTGCGTATGCCATCAACATTCCAAACGAGCTGGTCAATAAGGCCGTGAAATTCATGACGGCTCTTTATACCGCTTTTGTAGATAAAGACTGCTCCATTGCCGAAATCAACCCGCTTGTCGTCACCGGCGACGGAGACGTCATGGCATTGGATGCGAAGCTGAATTTCGATTCCAACGCGTTGTTCCGTCATAAGGATATTTTAGAGCTGCGCGATCTCGATGAAGAGGATGAGAAGGAAATTCAAGCCTCCAAATACGATCTCAGCTATATCGCCTTGAACGGAAACATCGGCTGCATGGTGAACGGGGCCGGATTGGCCATGGCAACCATGGATATCATCAAGCATTACGGCGGCGAGCCCGCCAACTTTCTGGATGTGGGCGGCGGAGCGACGGCGGAAAAAGTTACCGAGGCGTTCAAAATCATCCTGTCCGATGAGAATGTAAAAGGCATTTTTGTCAATATATTCGGCGGCATTATGCGATGCGACGTGATCGCCAGCGGCGTGGTGGAAGCTGCGAAGCAGGTCGGTCTTACCCGTCCTTTGGTGGTCCGGCTCGAAGGAACCAATGTCGATCTCGGCAAGAAGATCCTTAATGAATCCGGATTGAATATCGTCGCTGCCGACTCCATGGCAGACGGGGCGCAAAAAATCGTGGCATTGGTATAA
- the sucD gene encoding succinate--CoA ligase subunit alpha has product MSILVNKNTKVITQGITGSTGLFHAKGALDYGTQMVGGVTPGKGGMNLDIALENGQTVKVPVFNSVLEAKEQTGANASVIYVAPPFAADAIMEAVDADLDLVIAITEGIPVLDMVKVKRFMEGKRTRLIGPNCPGVITPGECKIGIMPGYIHLPGHVGVVSRSGTLTYEAVHQLTTRGIGQSTAVGIGGDPVKGTEFIDVLKMFNEDPDTYAVIMIGEIGGTAEEEAAEWIKANMKKPVVGFIGGKTAPPGKRMGHAGAIISGGKGTAAEKISVMESCGIRVAPTPSDMGATLAGVLEEKGLLEKCITRK; this is encoded by the coding sequence ATGAGCATTCTGGTGAATAAAAACACGAAAGTGATCACGCAGGGAATTACCGGCTCTACCGGGCTGTTCCATGCCAAAGGAGCTTTGGATTACGGGACGCAGATGGTCGGCGGCGTGACTCCGGGCAAAGGTGGCATGAATCTCGATATCGCCCTGGAGAACGGACAGACGGTGAAGGTTCCGGTCTTTAATTCCGTATTGGAAGCGAAAGAACAAACGGGAGCCAATGCCTCCGTCATCTACGTAGCCCCGCCATTTGCCGCGGATGCGATCATGGAGGCGGTGGACGCGGATCTGGATCTGGTCATCGCCATTACCGAGGGCATTCCCGTTCTTGATATGGTCAAGGTCAAACGCTTCATGGAAGGCAAAAGAACGAGATTGATCGGTCCGAACTGTCCTGGTGTCATTACTCCGGGCGAGTGCAAAATCGGAATTATGCCCGGCTACATCCATTTGCCCGGACATGTCGGCGTCGTCTCCCGGAGCGGAACGCTGACCTATGAAGCCGTTCATCAATTGACGACGAGAGGCATCGGCCAATCGACGGCTGTCGGGATCGGCGGAGATCCCGTTAAAGGAACCGAATTCATTGATGTTCTGAAAATGTTTAACGAAGATCCGGACACCTACGCGGTGATCATGATCGGTGAAATCGGCGGTACGGCGGAGGAAGAAGCGGCCGAATGGATCAAAGCCAACATGAAGAAGCCGGTTGTCGGCTTCATCGGGGGAAAGACGGCTCCTCCAGGCAAAAGGATGGGTCATGCCGGAGCGATCATTTCCGGCGGCAAGGGTACGGCAGCGGAAAAAATCAGTGTTATGGAATCCTGCGGCATCCGGGTCGCTCCGACTCCTTCGGATATGGGAGCAACCTTGGCAGGTGTGCTGGAGGAAAAGGGTTTGCTGGAGAAGTGCATCACCCGCAAATAA